The following coding sequences are from one Seonamhaeicola sp. ML3 window:
- the ppk2 gene encoding polyphosphate kinase 2, with protein MSNTISTRKYNTALKKLHTELVHLQEWVKKEGLKVVIVFEGRDASGKGGTIKRFTEPLNPRVCKVVALGVPTEKEKSQWYFQRYVYHLPHAGQIVLFDRSWYNRAGVEKVMGFCTNEEYDEFLRSCPEFERMLVRSGIILLKYWFSVSDEEQEKRFKNRINNPLKRWKFSPMDLESRSRWLEYSKAKDDMFAHTDTKQVPWYVVNSDNKKRARLNCISHVLSKIPYQKMNIEPVDLPELPNKEAYVRPPLDYQTFIPEKY; from the coding sequence ATGTCGAATACCATCTCCACCAGAAAGTACAATACCGCATTAAAAAAGCTACATACAGAATTAGTCCACCTGCAAGAATGGGTTAAAAAAGAAGGACTAAAAGTAGTTATTGTTTTTGAAGGTCGAGATGCTTCGGGTAAGGGAGGCACCATTAAGCGTTTTACAGAACCCTTGAATCCTAGAGTTTGCAAAGTAGTGGCTCTGGGTGTTCCTACCGAAAAAGAAAAATCGCAATGGTATTTTCAGCGGTATGTCTATCATTTACCCCATGCCGGACAAATTGTTTTATTTGACCGTAGTTGGTATAATAGAGCTGGTGTAGAAAAGGTTATGGGCTTTTGTACCAATGAAGAATACGACGAATTTTTACGCTCATGCCCAGAATTTGAACGCATGTTGGTTCGTTCCGGTATTATTCTTTTAAAATACTGGTTTTCTGTTAGCGACGAAGAACAAGAAAAGCGTTTTAAAAACCGAATAAACAACCCTTTAAAGCGTTGGAAATTTAGCCCAATGGATCTAGAATCACGCTCTAGGTGGCTGGAGTATTCTAAAGCTAAAGATGATATGTTCGCGCACACAGACACAAAACAAGTACCTTGGTATGTGGTGAACTCCGATAATAAGAAACGAGCGCGCTTAAATTGTATTAGCCACGTACTAAGTAAAATACCCTACCAAAAAATGAACATAGAACCGGTGGATTTACCAGAATTACCAAATAAAGAAGCCTATGTGAGACCACCTCTAGACTACCAAACTTTTATTCCTGAAAAGTACTAG
- a CDS encoding mobile mystery protein A, translated as MRNKRKLLIEQLDQKLQPFSESRKVLVPERGWINTIRTALNMTMAQLGAKLNITRQGVKRIEESEANGTITLNSLKDVAMALDLKLVYALVPKNETIDDLIQKKADKLAQKIVLRTNQNMKLEDQGIGDDKIAKTIKELANEIKREMRKSLWD; from the coding sequence ATGAGAAATAAGCGAAAACTTTTAATCGAACAATTGGACCAGAAGCTACAACCATTCTCTGAAAGCAGAAAGGTCCTGGTCCCAGAACGTGGATGGATAAATACTATTCGAACTGCACTTAATATGACCATGGCCCAACTTGGCGCCAAACTAAATATTACAAGACAAGGCGTAAAAAGAATTGAGGAAAGTGAGGCTAATGGCACGATAACACTCAATTCTTTAAAAGATGTCGCCATGGCTCTAGATTTAAAATTGGTATATGCACTGGTCCCAAAAAATGAGACCATAGACGATTTAATACAGAAAAAAGCAGATAAACTGGCCCAAAAAATAGTATTACGGACCAATCAAAACATGAAATTAGAGGACCAAGGAATTGGAGATGACAAGATAGCCAAAACCATAAAGGAACTTGCTAATGAAATAAAACGAGAAATGAGAAAGTCATTATGGGATTAG